A genomic stretch from Carassius auratus strain Wakin chromosome 37, ASM336829v1, whole genome shotgun sequence includes:
- the LOC113056098 gene encoding tripartite motif-containing protein 14-like isoform X1, which translates to MAEKDFRSLSEEISSFCLVAEARSGTQVIQPFPRSPKLIRRTGAISPKPLELPVWLEDLKKERKRTEYHLESIKKRQANLNTSSEAMKQQVQECFEELLMALQRDEKAVLDMIEQDRRETSSKLNRILQDWNQHLGLLQKHISTIQSAQQSSAESMKQPFPEDFTSCHKKLDPAEEEIKMNEERIQKLMKVLRNISKDLKAQLQRKNLMLDSSNVVFDKRTCHKQIKVTSEGRGLCLSSEDCNIPNDPQRFDQLYCALGTVAVKSGQHYWEVDVHCCSSWAVGMAYGSLQRRGREKGAKLGRNRCSWSLEFQDGHLTAWHNDRHVALPVTAARAAPNRVGVFVKYQKGRLVFYDAETMRTLQEFSAVFDRAHHQFTEPLYPAFRFFSPKDKGHHHMEICNLSL; encoded by the exons ATGGCAGAGAAAGACTTTAGGTCTTTATCAGAGGAAATCAGTTCCTTCTGTCTGGTTGCTGAGGCTCGTTCTGGGACACAAGTTATCCAGCCCTTCCCACGCTCTCCAAAACTGATCAGGAGAACTGGAGCCATCTCTCCAAAACCCTTAGAG CTGCCAGTCTGGTTGGAGGACTTGAAGAAGGAGAGGAAAAGAACAGAGTACCATCTGGAGTCTATTAAAAAGCGGCAAGCAAACCTGAAT ACGAGTTCAGAGGCAATGAAGCAGCAGGTACAGGAGTGCTTTGAAGAGCTACTTATGGCTCTGCAGAGGGATGAGAAAGCTGTTCTGGACATGATAGAGCAAGACCGCCGTGAGACCAGCAGTAAACTAAACCGAATTCTTCAAGACTGGAATCAACACCTTGGTCTCCTGCAGAAACACATCAGCACTATTCAGTCAGCTCAACAGAGCTCCGCAGAATCCATGAAGCAG CCTTTTCCTGAGGATTTTAC TAGCTGTCATAAGAAACTGGACCCAGCTGAAGAGGAGATCAAAATGAATGAGGAAAGGATCCAGAAGCTCATGAAGGTTCTTAGGAACATCTCAAAAGATCTGAAAGCCCAGCTACAACGAAAGAACCtgatgctgg ACTCCTCTAATGTGGTGTTTGACAAACGGACCTGTCACAAACAGATCAAGGTGACCTCAGAAGGACGGGGCCTGTGCCTTTCCTCAGAGGACTGCAACATTCCAAATGACCCTCAAAGGTTTGATCAGTTATACTGCGCCTTGGGCACTGTTGCTGTTAAATCTGGGCAGCACTACTGGGAGGTAGATGTGCACTGTTGTTCATCGTGGGCTGTGGGCATGGCTTATGGTAGCCTACAGAGGAGAGGTCGGGAAAAAGGTGCCAAGCTTGGACGGAACAGGTGCTCGTGGAGTCTTGAGTTTCAGGATGGGCATCTTACGGCCTGGCACAACGATCGACATGTGGCACTACCAGTCACAGCAGCTCGGGCAGCACCGAACAGAGTAGGGGTGTTTGTTAAATATCAGAAGGGTCGTTTGGTGTTTTATGATGCTGAGACTATGAGAACGCTGCAGGAGTTTTCAGCTGTGTTTGACAGAGCACATCATCAATTCACTGAGCCTCTCTACCCAGCCTTCCGCTTTTTTTCACCCAAAGACAAAGGCCATCATCATATGGAAATCTGCAATCTCAGTCTTTAA
- the LOC113056098 gene encoding tripartite motif-containing protein 14-like isoform X2 has product MAEKDFRSLSEEISSFCLVAEARSGTQVIQPFPRSPKLIRRTGAISPKPLELPVWLEDLKKERKRTEYHLESIKKRQANLNTSSEAMKQQVQECFEELLMALQRDEKAVLDMIEQDRRETSSKLNRILQDWNQHLGLLQKHISTIQSAQQSSAESMKQPFPEDFTCHKKLDPAEEEIKMNEERIQKLMKVLRNISKDLKAQLQRKNLMLDSSNVVFDKRTCHKQIKVTSEGRGLCLSSEDCNIPNDPQRFDQLYCALGTVAVKSGQHYWEVDVHCCSSWAVGMAYGSLQRRGREKGAKLGRNRCSWSLEFQDGHLTAWHNDRHVALPVTAARAAPNRVGVFVKYQKGRLVFYDAETMRTLQEFSAVFDRAHHQFTEPLYPAFRFFSPKDKGHHHMEICNLSL; this is encoded by the exons ATGGCAGAGAAAGACTTTAGGTCTTTATCAGAGGAAATCAGTTCCTTCTGTCTGGTTGCTGAGGCTCGTTCTGGGACACAAGTTATCCAGCCCTTCCCACGCTCTCCAAAACTGATCAGGAGAACTGGAGCCATCTCTCCAAAACCCTTAGAG CTGCCAGTCTGGTTGGAGGACTTGAAGAAGGAGAGGAAAAGAACAGAGTACCATCTGGAGTCTATTAAAAAGCGGCAAGCAAACCTGAAT ACGAGTTCAGAGGCAATGAAGCAGCAGGTACAGGAGTGCTTTGAAGAGCTACTTATGGCTCTGCAGAGGGATGAGAAAGCTGTTCTGGACATGATAGAGCAAGACCGCCGTGAGACCAGCAGTAAACTAAACCGAATTCTTCAAGACTGGAATCAACACCTTGGTCTCCTGCAGAAACACATCAGCACTATTCAGTCAGCTCAACAGAGCTCCGCAGAATCCATGAAGCAG CCTTTTCCTGAGGATTTTAC CTGTCATAAGAAACTGGACCCAGCTGAAGAGGAGATCAAAATGAATGAGGAAAGGATCCAGAAGCTCATGAAGGTTCTTAGGAACATCTCAAAAGATCTGAAAGCCCAGCTACAACGAAAGAACCtgatgctgg ACTCCTCTAATGTGGTGTTTGACAAACGGACCTGTCACAAACAGATCAAGGTGACCTCAGAAGGACGGGGCCTGTGCCTTTCCTCAGAGGACTGCAACATTCCAAATGACCCTCAAAGGTTTGATCAGTTATACTGCGCCTTGGGCACTGTTGCTGTTAAATCTGGGCAGCACTACTGGGAGGTAGATGTGCACTGTTGTTCATCGTGGGCTGTGGGCATGGCTTATGGTAGCCTACAGAGGAGAGGTCGGGAAAAAGGTGCCAAGCTTGGACGGAACAGGTGCTCGTGGAGTCTTGAGTTTCAGGATGGGCATCTTACGGCCTGGCACAACGATCGACATGTGGCACTACCAGTCACAGCAGCTCGGGCAGCACCGAACAGAGTAGGGGTGTTTGTTAAATATCAGAAGGGTCGTTTGGTGTTTTATGATGCTGAGACTATGAGAACGCTGCAGGAGTTTTCAGCTGTGTTTGACAGAGCACATCATCAATTCACTGAGCCTCTCTACCCAGCCTTCCGCTTTTTTTCACCCAAAGACAAAGGCCATCATCATATGGAAATCTGCAATCTCAGTCTTTAA